One Budorcas taxicolor isolate Tak-1 chromosome 13, Takin1.1, whole genome shotgun sequence DNA window includes the following coding sequences:
- the MANBAL gene encoding protein MANBAL: MASDLDFSPPEVPEPTFLENLLRYGLFLGAIFQLICVLAIIIPVPKSHEAEAEPSEPRSAEVTRKPKATAPSANKRPKKEAKKKR, from the exons ATGGCTTCCGACCTGGACTTCTCCCCTCCCGAGGTGCCTGAGCCCACGTTCCTGGAGAACCTGCTGCGGTATGGACTCTTCCTGGGGGCCATCTTCCAGCTCATCTGCGTGCTGGCCATCATCATTCCCGTTCCCAAGTCCCATGAGGCG GAGGCAGAGCCATCTGAGCCCCGAAGTGCAGAGGTGACGAGGAAACCCAAGGCCACTGCTCCTTCTGCAAACAAGAGACCCAAGAAGGAGGCCAAGAAGAAGCGGTAG